CTGTGGGAGCTGGTCGAGGCCCTCGACGCCCTGCCGCGCGGAGTCGCCATGCATCCGTGCGGGGTGCTGCTCTCCGACGCGTCCCTGCTGAGGCGTACGCCGGTCATGCCGACCAGCGGCGAGGGGCTGCCCATGTCGCAGTTCGACAAGGAGGACGTCGAGGACCTCGGGCTGCTCAAGCTCGACGTGCTCGGCGTGCGGATGCAGTCGGCGATGGCGCACGCGGTCGCGGAGGTGGAGCGGGGCACGGGCGAGCGGATCGACCTGGACGCGCTGGCGCCGGGCGATCCGGCGACGTACCAACTCATCCGTTCCACCGAGACGTTGGGGTGCTTCCAGATCGAGTCGCCGGGGCAGCGGGACCTGGTCGGACGGCTCCAGCCGGCTACTTTTCACGATCTCGTCGTCGACATCTCGCTGTTCCGGCCCGGGCCGGTCGCCGCCGACATGGTGCGGCCGTTCATCGAGGCGCGGCACGGGCGGGCGCCCGTCCGCTATCCGCACCGGGACCTGGAGGGACCCCTGAAGGAGACGTACGGGGTCGTCGTCTTCCACGAGCAGATCATCGACATCGTCGACATCATGACCGGGTGCGGACGCGGCGAGGCGGACCGGGTGCGGCGCGGGCTGTCCGAACCGGAGTCGCAGGGGCGGATCCGGTTCTGGTTCGCCCAGCACGCGGCGGCGAACGGCTACAGCGCGGAAACGATTCAGCGCACCTGGGAGATCGTCGAGGCCTTCGGGTCGTACGGCTTCTGCAAGGCGCACGCGGTCGCCTTCGCCGTACCGACGTACCAGTCGGCGTGGCTGAAGGCGCATCATCCCGCCGCCTTCTACGCCGGGCTGCTCACCCACGACCCCGGGATGTACCCGAAGCGGCTGCTGCTGGCGGACGCGCGGCGGCGCGGGGTGCCGATCCTGCCCCTGGACGTGAACGAGTCGGGGGTCGCACACAGGATCGAACTGGTGTCTGATAAACCTTCGGTGTGGGGTCTGCGACTCGCCCTCTCCGACGTGTACGGCATCAGCGAGGCCGAGGCCGCGCGGATCGCGGAGGGGCAGCCGTACGCCTCGCTGCTGGACTTCTGGGAGCGGGCGCGGCCGAGCCGGCCGGTGGCCCAAAGGCTGGCCCAGGTCGGCGCGTTGGACTCCTTCGGCGCGAACCGGCGTGATCTGCAACTGCACTTGACCGAGCTGCACCGGGGCGGGCGGGGTGCGGGCGGTGGGCAGCTCCCGCTGGCCGGCGGGCGCAGGACCGCCCCGGCCGGGCTGCCGGACCTGTCCTCCGTGGAGCGGCTCAGTGCCGAGCTGGGGGTGCTGGCGATGGACGTCTCGCGCAATCTGATGGACGACCACCAGGATTTCCTGCGGGAGTTGGGCGTGGTCGGCGCGCGGCGGCTGCGGGAGGCGCGGCACGGGGAGACCGTGCTCGTCGCGGGGGCCAAGGTGGCCACCCAGACCCCGCCGATCCGGTCCGGCAAGCGGGTCATCTTCACCACCCTGGACGACGGCACCGGCCTGGTCGACCTCGCCTTCTTCGACGACTCGCACGACGCCTGCGCGCACGCCGTCTTCCACTCCTGGTTGCTGCTGGTGCGCGGAGTGGTGCAGCGGCGCGGACCGCGCAGCCTCAGTGTGGTGGGCGCGGCCGCCTGGAACCTCGCCGAACTGGTCGAACTGCGGAACGAGGAGGGCCTCGACGCGGTGGCGGCACGGCTGGCGGAGCCGGCACCGGGGCCGGTGTCAGCGGCAGGGGCAGGGGCAGGGCCGGGTTCGGAAGGAGTTGGTGACGAGAGCGGGGTCCGGGCGGGAGGCCCGTCCGGCGATCCGACCGGTGGGCGGCGAATCCAAATGCCGACGGGATACGAACTGCATCCGTGGGCCGATCTGCGGCCGGCGGGTCAAGAGGCTTCACAGGTACGGAAGTTGTGGCACCAGAGTCCGGGGAGTGCGGGATGACCATCCTCTGCGTACGTTTCCAGCTGCCGCCGACGCGAGAGGCGGCCCTGCCCGAACTGCTCGGCCTCCTCGAGGAGTTCACGCCGGTCGTCGAGGCGCTGCCGCCGGACGGGGCACTGGCCGACCTGCGGGGCGCCGAACGGTACTTCAAGCGCGACGCCGTCGAACTGGCCTCGGTGATCCGGGTCCGCGCCCTCGCCCTGCACGGAGTGGACTGCGCGATCGGCGCCGGACCCGGACCGATGCTGGCCCGTATGGCGCTGAAGGACGCCCGGCCCGGACTGACCCGGACGGTCCCCGAGGACGCGGTGGCGGACTTCCTCGCCGGCCGGCCCGTCGCCGCACTCCCCGGCGTCGGCACCGCGACCGCCCGCGTGCTGTGCGAGTACGGCCTCGACACCCTGGACCGGGTCGCCGCCGCACCCCTGTCCACCCTCCAGCGACTGGTCGGCGCCAAGCCCGGCCGCGAGCTGCACGAGAAGGCGAACGGCGTGGACCGCGGCCGGGTGGTCCCGAACGGCGTCTCGCGCTCCCTCGCCACCGAACGCCCCTTCACCCGCGACGAGTTGGACCCCGACCGGCACCGCCGCGCCCTGCTCTCCGCCGCCGAGGAGCTGGGCACCAGGCTGCGGGCCCTCGACAAGGTCTGCCGCACCCTGACCCTCACCGTCCGCTACGCCGACCGCACCGCGACCACCCGCAGCCGCACCCTCGGCGAGCCCACCGCCCACTCGGCGGCCCTGACCAGGGCGGCCTACGGCATGTACGAGGCGCTGGGCCTCCAGCGCGCCCGGGTCCGCTCCCTCGCCCTCCGGGCCGAGGGCCTGGACTCCGCCGAACAGGCCTCCCACCAGCTCACCTTCGACCCCACCGACGAGAAGCTCCGCCGTATCGAGGAGGCCGCGGACCGCGTCCGGGCGAAGTTCGGACCGCTGGCGGTGCTGCCGGGGACCCTGGCGGCGTAGGGGCAGCCACCCCCGGGAGCCCGCGTGAGGTCAGTTGGCCCACGGCGGGGTGATGCGGGTGCCGTCGGCCAGTTCCGCCTCCAGGCCGATGGAGGTGGTGACCCAGGTGAGGGCGGTGTGGTCGGTCGGGTTCTCGACGCTCAGGGTCGCGCCCGGGTTGATGATCGCCGTGTCGCCCGCGGTGAGCCGGTGGGTGGTGCCGTCGAGGGTGATCAGGAGTTCGCCGATGAGCAGATGGAAGATCTCCTCGCGGTTGACGGTGTGAGCCGGTGCCTTCGTCCCGGCGGGGATCTCGCCGCGCCAGGCGCACAGCTCCCTGCTGCCGGTGAGGGGAGTGGCGTACGAGACGAAACGGGCGCCGTGGATCTCGTGGGTGACGGCTTCGGACGAGTGGACTACGGGCATGCGGGCCTCCGTGATCGAAGAAGGTCGAAGGGTGACCTCAGATGGTCAAGCAACTTGAACAAGTAGCTTGACTATAGTGCTCTCATGCAGAACTCCGAAGCCCTTTTTCTGACCTCCGCCCTGCTCTCCGCCGCGAGCGATCTGACCCGGCGCATCAACGAGGGGGTCGTCGCCCGTGGATTCGAGGGTGTGCGCCCCGCCCACGGCTTCGCGTTCACGCGGCTCGCGCCGGACGGGGCCACGGTCACGGAGCTCGCCGGGCATCTCGGGGTGACCAAGCAGGCCGCCAGTCAGCTGGTCGACGAGATCGTGCGCAAGGGGTACGCCGAGCGGCGACCGCATCCCGAGGACGCGCGGGCCCGGCTCGTCGTGCTCACCGAGCAGGGGTGGGCCTGCACCCGGGCGGCGGAAGAGGCCGCCACGGAGGCGGTCGCGGCGTGGGTCGATGTCATCGGCGAGGGTGAAGTGCGCGCGTTGTGCCATCAATTGGGACGCATTGCCCCCTATGGTCCCATCAGGCCAGCCTGGTGACGGTTCATCATCGGATACATCCGACGCGGTTATCACTGGAAGTTTTTACTGACGCGTAACTTCACAAGCGAACTACTCGTCCGTAACTTTCGAATTGAACAGCATCCTTCGTGATCCGGATCACAGGGCGTAAGGCCATCGCAACTCCCTTGAGCCGCAAGGAGATCACCCGATGCTGCCCTGGAAACGACTGCTCAGACCCCTCGCCGCCGTACTCCTGACCGCCGCGGTCGCCGTCGTCCCCGCCGCCGGAACCGCCCAGGCGGCCACCGCCCCCAGCGCCGGCTGGAACGACTGGTCCTGCAAGCCCTCCACCGCCCACCCCCGTCCCGTCGTCCTCGTGCACGGCACGTTCGCCAACTCCGTCGACAACTGGCTGGCCCTCGCCCCCTACCTGGAGAATCGCGGCTACTGCCTCTTCTCCTTCGACTACGGCCAGTTGTCCGGGGTGCCCCTCGTCTACGGCCTCGGTCCCATCGACAAGTCGGCCGAGCAGCTGAAGACCTTCGTCGACAAGGTGCTCGCCGCCACCGGCGCCACCGAGACCGACCTGGTCGGTCACTCGCAGGGCGGTCTGATGCCCCGCTACTACCTGAAGTTCCTCGGCGGCGCCGCCAAGGTGAACGCCCTCGTCGGCATCGCCCCCGACAACCACGGCACCACCCTGTCGGGGCTGACCAACCTGCTGCCGTACTTCCCGGGTGTCGGTGACTTCCTCACCACCAACACCCCCGCCCTGGCCGACCAGGTCGTCGGCTCCGCCTTCCTCACCAAGCTCAACGCGGGCGGCGACACCGTCCCCGGCGTCAAGTACACCGTCCTCGCCACCAGGTACGACGAGGTCGTCACGCCGTACCAGAGCCAGTTCCTCAGCGGATCCGGCGTCCACAACGTCCTGCTCCAGGACCTGTGTCCGCTCGACCTCTCGGAGCACGTGGCCATCGGCCTGTTCGACCGGATCGCCTTCCACGAGGTGGCCAACGCCCTCGACCCGGCCCACGCCACCGCCACCACCTGTGCGTCGGCGCTGAGTTGAGCGTCGCCGGGGCCTGTCCGGCCTGAGCCGCCGGTCAGGCCCCGGAGTTCATCGGATCAACGGCCGCGCCGTCCACCGTGGTTCACCGCACGCCTGCGCACCGAACCGAACAGGATCGCCGCGCCGGCCGCGAGGGTGGCGGCACCGCCCATCGCGAGATACGAGGTGCTGGTGTCGCCGCCCGTCTCGGCGAGGTTCTGCGAACTCCCCGCCGCCTGCACGTCGTTGGCCGGCAGACCCGCCGTCTCCTGGGCCGTCGGCTGGGCCGACGTACCTGCGTCGTCGTCACCGTGCCCGTGATGCTCGACCGTCGACTTGTCGGTGCCGGCCTCGATCTGCTCCTCGGAGGGCGCGGAGGCGCTCGGCGCCGGAGCCGAACTGCCCTTCACGGCCCCGGAACCGCCCCCGAACGTCACGTCCGAGCAGGAGTAGAACGCCTCCGGGCTGTCCGAGCGCTGCCAGACGGCGTACAGGAGCTGCTTGCCCGAGCGCTCCGGGAGCGTGCCCGAGAACGTGTAGAAGCCGCCCGAGGCGACCGGGTCCGTGGCCGTCGCGACCGGGTGCGACAGGTCCAGGTCGTCCCAGGCCAGCGGCTGCGCGGGGTCGTAGCCCGGCTTGGTGAGGTAGACCTTGAAGGTGCCCTTGTGCGGGGCGGTCACGCGGTACTTGAAGGTGTACGACCCGCTGCGCACGCTCGTCGCCGGCCAGTCGGCGCGGGCCAGGTCCAGCCCCTTGAACTCGTCGTTGTTCGCGCTGCACAGCCTGCCGTCCGGGATGAGCTCCTGGTGCCGTCCGCCCGCGTCGCCGATGCGGATGCCGTTCCAGTCGTAGAGCGCCTGGGTGCCGCCGCCCGCGACCGCCGCCCGGCACGCGTCGGACTTCGGGCTCTCCGGGCCCTCCGCGTAGCACTGCGAGACCCGGCTGACCGGGTCGCCCAGCGAGCCGTGCGCCGCCGCGGGCGCGGTGGCCAGCGCGGTCAGGGCGAGCGGGGCCAGTCCGACGGCGGCGGCTGCGGCGGCCTTGCGGCGTGCGGGCAGGCGTGCGGGCATGGGGGTCTCCTCGGAACCGGAACTGATGGGTGCCGGATCAAAGAAACCGTGAAATCCCCAGCTTGTGACGGCCGCTGACGATCTTTATGGCTGTCTTAAGGGACTGCTGAGACGGAGATCAGGTAGGTAGCGTGCGGGCATGACGAACGAGGAGATCAGGCCCGCCGGGACAGCCGACGTGCCGGCCGTGAAGGCCGTGACGGACGCCGCGTACGAGCACTACATCGAGCGCATCGGGCTGGTACCGCAGCCCATGCGACGGGACCACGCGGCGAACGTGGCCGCGGGGCAGGTGTACGTCACCGGCGACCCGGTGGTCGGGCTCGTGGTGATCGAGGAGCGCGCCGACCATCTGTACCTGGACAACATCGCCGTCCGTCCCGACGCCCAGGGGCAGGGAGTGGGTGGACGGCTGCTGCGGTTCGTCGAGGCACACGCGCGTGCGCTGGGACTGCCCGAGGTCAGGCTCTACACCAACGCGAAGATGTGGGAGAACCAGGAGATCTACCCGAAGTTCGGTTATGAGGTCGTGGAACGGCGAGTGGACGGGCCCTATGACCGCGTCCACTACCGCAAGCGACTGGTCTGACACGGAGCATGCCTGCCGCCGTCAGCCGTCCGGCCACCAGGTCCGCGCGATGTCCTTGCGGACCTCGGGTCGTCCCGCGGGGCGCTCGTCGGCCTCCTCACGGATCCGGCGGGCGTCCGTCCTCTTCAGGGGCTTCTGCACGGTGGTACGGCGCATGGCTGCCTCCTTCAGTGCCTACCGAGTTCCGCGTTCTCACGGAGGTAGACCCTTTCGGGGAGAGTTCCTCATCGGTCAGTGGTCTGTCAGTGGCGGCTGTCACGATTCGAGTGTCAGTGGCGGGTGTCACTCTGGGGGCATGACGGAGAACAGTGGTGGTGGGGGCGTGGACTGGGACGCGGAGGCGGCGTCCTTCGACGAGGAACCGGATCACGGGCTGCGCGACCCCGAGGTGCGGCGGGCCTGGGCGGGGCGGCTCCGGGAGTGGCTCCCGGAGCGGGCTTCCGACGTCCTCGACCTCGGGTGCGGGACCGGCAGCCTGTCGCTCCTCGCGGCCGAGCAGGGACACCACGTCACCGGTGTCGACCTGTCGCCGGCCATGGTGGAGCGGGCCCGCGCGAAGCTGGCCGGGCGTGACGCGGTGTTCCTCGTCGGTGACGCCGCGCAGCCGCCGGTGGGGGAGCAGCGGTTCGACGTGGTGCTCGTACGGCATGTGCTGTGGGCGCTGCCGGATCCCGGGCGGGTGCTGCGGCGGTGGTGGGGGTTGGTGCGGCCGGGTGGGCGGTTGGTGCTGGTAGAGGGGGTGTGGGGGGCCTTCGGGATATCCGCCGAGGTGGTGAGGGGGTTGGCGGAGACGCTCGGGGGGCGGGTACTCGTGGAGCGACTCTCAGGGGATTCTGCGTTGTGGGGGAAGGACGTGGACGACGAGCGGTATGCGGTGGTGGTGCGGGGCGACTAGAGGGGTGGGAAGCGGTGTCGTTCGTCGGCTGCGGGTGCGTCGTGGCCTCTCGCGCCGTTGCCCGCGCCCCCAGAGAGGTGGGTCAGCGCCTCCAACTCGTTCAGAGCTGTCCATGCCGCTGACGCCGCTTCCGGGTCCCGCTCCGCCAGGCCGCTCTCCTCGAACTCGTCCTCGTCCAGGCGCAGGATCTCCTTGAAGTCGGCCGAGACCCACAGGTCGAGGTCCAGGTCTTCTACGACCAGCTCGGTGCCGTGCAGTGTCGCCGGGCGGGTGATGTCGCAGTACCAGCCCTTCAGGGTGCCGTCCCCCGAGCGGACCTCCTTCACCGCGTACCAGCGGTCCCGCCAGTAGTGCTCGGTGAACACGTCACCCGGTTCGAAGCGGACGAAGCCGAAGTCGCGGACGCCCTCCCCGGCCCAGGGGGCCCGGACCGTGACGCGGGTGCCGTCGTCGGTGAGGAGCTCGGCCTCGTAGCGGATCTTCGTGCGGCCGGCCTTGACCAGGACGACCTCCACACGCGGGAGCGGTTCAGGTGAGTTCGCGGACATGGCGTACCTCCGTGGCGCGGATCTCGTACCCGAACCACTTGTTGATCGCGAGCATCGGTTCGTTTCCGGCGTCGTTGCCGGTGAGGGCCTCCGTGCAGCCGGCGGCGCGGGCGCGGTGCAGGGAGGCGTTCTTGACGAGCTTGGCGAGGCCCCGGCCCCGGAAGGCGCGGGCGGTGCCGGTCATCGCGGTGGCGTAGCGGCCGGTGCCGTCGGTGTGGGCGGCGCTGAAGGCTGCCGGACGGCCGTCGACCAGGGCGATCGTGGTCAGGGCGTGGTCGAGGAGCGGGTGCTTCCAGTTCTCCTCGATCCAGGCCTTGTAGTCCGTGAACTCGGTGTCCACGTCGCTCGGTTCGTCCCCGACGGTCTCCGCGTCCAGCTGGAAGAAGGGCCGCGGATCGTCCGCGAAGTCGGCTGCGGTGCGCAGTTCGACACCAGGGGGAGGGGTCCGGAGCGGGGGCAGTGTGGCGTTCACCAGGTCCAGGCGCAGAAAGTGCGCGGCGCGGCTGGCGCGGTAGCCGAACCGCTCGGCGAAGGCGCGGTTGTACGGCTCGTCCAGAACCCAGGAGAACAGCTTGGTCGCCCCGTGCGCCGCCAGGTGCTCCTCGGCGGTGCGCACGAGGAGGGCACCGGCACCGCGCCGGACGCGGTCCGGTCGTACGTAGACGTTGTGATAGCCCTGGCCCGGCTCGGGGCTGTCATGGGCGAGGCCCAGCTGCGCCGTGCCGATCACCTCGCCGTCCTCCTCCGCGACGAGGGAACGGTAATGGGCGTCCGGGTGGGTGTGGACCGTGCGGTGGATGACGCCGGCCGGCGTCCACAGCACGTGCGGGAGAGCCAGATGGCGGGCACGGGCGAAGTTCTCGACGTCGGCCGGGTCCTGGGGGCGCAGGTCGCGCACGATCACGGTCATGAAGGCGCACGTTACGTGGGGGCCTGGGCCGGGTGCCTCTCATTTTCCGGCCCGTGCGGGACAATCGGCTGGTGACTTTGAAGATCCACATCGACGACAGCGCACCGCCGTACGAGCAGGTACGGATGCAGATCTCCGAGCAGGCCCGGGCGGGCGTGCTGCCGGTGGGGTACCGGCTGCCGACCGTGCGGGGGCTCGCGGAGTCGCTCGGGCTGGCCGCGAACACCGTCGCCAAGGCGTACCGGGCGCTCGAGAGCGACGGGGTGATCGAGACGCGGGGGCGCAACGGCACGTTCGTCGCCGCGGCGGGCTCGGCAGCGGAACGGGAGGCGGCGTCGGCGGCCCAGGCCTACGTCGAGCGGGTGCGGCGGCTGGGGTTGACCGAGGGCGACGCCCTGGCGGCCGTACGGGATGCCCTGCGGGCGGGTTACGGGCAGGGCTGAGCGGGGTTCGGCACCGCGGAGATGCGTCGCCGTGGCCGCGCGCCGTTGCGGAGGAGCAGTGTTTCGAACACCGGTGCGTCGTGGACGGCCGCGCCGTTCGGGTCGTTGTTGAAGTACGCGTACACGTCCTCGTCGCCGGAGAAGGTCCGGCTGACGCGGTCCGCCCAGGTCTCCAGGGAGCGCCTGCCGTAGCTCGGCCACGCCCGGGCGCGGCCCTCGTGGAAGCGGACGTAACCCCAGTTGGCCGTCCGCCACAGCGGGGTCACCGGGCGGGCCCGTACGTCGGCCCAGCACAGCGCCGCGCCGCGGGCCTCCAGGACCCCGCGGACCTCGTCCGTCCACCAGGACTCGTGGCGGGGTTCCACCGCGACCCGGATCGAGGACGGGAAACAGGCCAGGCAGGCGTCCAGCAGGCCCGCGTCCGCCTTCAGGGTCGGAGGGAGCTGGAGGAGGACCGGGCCCAGGCGCGGGCCCAGGCCCTCCGCGTGGCTCATCAGACGGTGGACCGGCTCCTGAGGGTCCTTCAGGCGTTTGATGTGGGTCAGGTACCGGCTCGCCTTCACCGCCACGACGAAGTCCTCCGGCACCCGGGCCCGCCACGCCTCGAAGGTCTCCCGGGACGGCAGCCGGTAGAACGCGTTGTTGATCTCGACCGTCGGGAAGTGCGCGGTGTACTCCTCCAGCCAGAGCCGCACGGGCACGCCCTCGGGATAGAGGACGCCCCGCCAGTCCTTGTACTGCCACCCGGAAGTGCCGACGAACAAGGTCATACATCCATCAAAGCACTACAGGTACAGCCCCGCGTCCGCCCCCGGCCGCGGCTCCGGCAGCGCCGTCGGTGACGTCCCGCGGCGCAGCGCGTACAGCTCGGCCAGGGGCGCGCCCTCGCGGCCCACGCCCTCCTCGGTGCCGAGCCAGCCCACCGCCTCCCGCCGGGTCAGCGGGCCCACCTCGATCCGGGCCAGACAGCGGCCGGGCCGGACCACGGCGGGGTGCAGCCGCTCCAGGTCCTCGTTGGTCGTCACGCCCACCAGGACGTTGCGGCCCTGTCCGAGCAGACCGTCGGTGAGGTTGAGCAGCCGGGACAGGGCCTGGCCCGCCGTGTGCTTGGCCTCGCCGCGGATCAGCTCGTCGCAGTCCTCCAGGAGCAGCAGCCGCCAACGGCCCTTGCCCGTGGAGTCCTCCTCGCCGATCGCGATGTCCATCAGATAGCCCACGTCGGAGAACAGCCGCTCGGGGTCCAGGACGCAGTCCACCTGGCACCAGTCCCGCCAGGAGCGGGCCAGGGTGCGCAGGGCTGAGGTCTTGCCGGTGCCCGGCGGACCGTGGAGCAGCAGCAGCCGGCCCGCGATGTCCTCCGGGGTCGTCTTCATCAGGCTGTCCATGGCGTCCGCGACCGGCGCCGTGTAGTTCTCCCGCACCTCGTCCCAGGTGCCCGCCGAGATCTGCCGGGTCGTGCGGTGCGGACCGCGCCTGGGGGAGACGTACCAGAACCCCATGGTCACGTTCTCCGGCTGGGGTTCCGGCTCGTCGGCCGCCCCGTCGGTGGCCTGGTCGAGGATCTTCTTGGCCAGCTCGGCGTCGGTCGCCGTGACCGTGACGTCGGCGCCGCGGTTCCAGCGGGAGATCAGCAGGGTCCAGCCCTCGCCCTCGGCGAGCGTGGCGCTGCGGTCGTCGTCGCGGGCGACGCGCAGCACCCGGGCACCGGCCGGCAGGAGCGTGGCCCCGGTGCGGACCCGGTCGATGTTGGCCGCGTGGGAGTACGGCTGCTCGCCCGTCGCGAAGCGGCCGAGGAACAGCGCGTCGACGACGTCGGACGGGGAGTCGCTGTCGTCGACGTTGAGCCGGATCGGCAGCGCGTCGTGTGGGTTCGCAGACATGCGGCCCATGATCCGGCACGGGAGGTCCCCACGCACCCGGTTTCCGCAGGGGCCGGACCGTGTCGCCGGCGTCCGGTCCGTCCGCCCACCGCTGTTACAAGTCTGTGCATCCCCGGCATCTGCCCGCACAGGCGTGTTCGCGGATACCGTTGTCCTCAATGGGACGTCATGGGTGGTATACGGGGGCGCGGCGGTGGCGGCTCACCGCACTGCTCGGGGTGGGCGCGGCGGCTCTGGCGCTGGTCGTGACGCTCCTCAACACGCTTCCGGGCAGCGGCGCGGGCACCGACGGCACCTCGCGCAACGGCGACCGGGTCCACGGCACTCCGACGACCACACCGGACGCCGACACCCCGGACGTCGGATGGGGCTTCACCCACACCCAGTTCAGCGCCGACGAGGGCAGCTCCACGGCCACCGAACGGGTCGAACGGGAGATCAAGGACGCCGGCGGCATCCCGCAGAACCAGCACATCATGGGCTGGGGCGCCGACAACCCCGAGCCCGTCAAGGGGCGTTACGACTTCGAGGACCTGGACCGGCGCGTCGACTTCATCCGCGCCTCCGGCTCCACACCGACCATCACCCTGTGCTGCGCGCCGGACTGGATGAAGGGCGGCGAGGCCGGCGTCGGCAACACCGACTGGAGCCAGGCGTCGCTGGAGAAGGCCCCGGACCCGGCGCACTTCAAGGACTACGCGGCGCTCGCCGCGACCGTCGCCAAGCGCTACCCGGACGTACGGCACTTCATCGTCTGGAACGAGTTCAAGGGCTTCTGGAACAACGCGAAGGCCCGCTGGGACTACGAGGGCTACACCCAGCTGTACAACCTGGTCTACAAGGCGCTCAAGAAGGTGAACCCCGACATCATGGTCGGCGGCCCGTACCTCGTCATGGACAGCGTCGACCCGCGCTCCACCGACGCCTCCGCGACCTTCAAGGGCCCCTGGGGCGCGATGGACCAGCGGATCCTGGACGCCTTCGACTACTGGAACAGGAACAAGGCCGGCGCCGACTTCGTGGTCGTGGACGGCTCCAGCTACACCAACGACGACGAGCTGCTGCCGAACGAGTTCGCCGCCACCGACAAGTTCACCGCGGTGAGCAGGTGGGTGCGGGAGCAGACCGGGAACCTGCCGCTGTGGTGGGCCGAGTACTACGTCGAGCCCGCCGACAGCAGGGACGAACGCGAGGGCTGGTCCGAGGACCGCCGGGTCGCCGTGCAGGCCGCCGGGATGATCGCGCTGGCCAGGGGCGGCACCACGTCCGCGTTCTACTGGAACCCGGAGAACGAGAAGGGCACCGACTGCGCGGGGTGTCTGTGGACGCCGACGAACGCCAGCGGCGGCGGCCGGAAGCTGCCGATGTTCGACCTCGTCAGCCGGTTCGGCAAGGCCTTCGCGCCGGGCAGCACCTTCGAGAACGTCTCCGTCGCCGCCGACGACGTCCCCAACGTGCGGGTCCTCGCCACTGACGAGACCGTCCTGGTCGTCAACACCCTGAACCGGCAGATCAACGCCGACATCGACGGGAAGAAGTTCGCGATGCAGGCTTACGAGGTCAAGTGGCTGAGCCGCTGAGCCACTTGACCTTCGAAGAACCTCCGGAAGACCTCACTTCATCGTCAGGAACCGCTGCACCAGCGCCGCCAGGAACACCGCCAGCAGCGGCAGCGAGAACCAGAAACTGCTCTGGAGCCAGCGCAGTTGGCGCACGCCGGGCCGTACCGCGACCCGCACCACCTCACGGGCCGACAGCAGCAGGATCAGCGCCAGTGCGGCCAGCGCCCCCACCACCGACCAGGGCGTCCAGGTCACCTGCGGCCCGATCGGTCCCGGATCGGGTTTCGGCACCTTCCCCGCGGGCTGGTCCCGCAGCGCGTACATGGTCACGTCCGGGTTGGTGAAGACCCGCTTGAGCTCCTTGCGGCTGTCCAGGTTGTCGAGCAGCCGCGGCTCCCACGTCCTCGAATAGCCCAC
Above is a window of Streptomyces griseorubiginosus DNA encoding:
- a CDS encoding GNAT family N-acetyltransferase gives rise to the protein MTVIVRDLRPQDPADVENFARARHLALPHVLWTPAGVIHRTVHTHPDAHYRSLVAEEDGEVIGTAQLGLAHDSPEPGQGYHNVYVRPDRVRRGAGALLVRTAEEHLAAHGATKLFSWVLDEPYNRAFAERFGYRASRAAHFLRLDLVNATLPPLRTPPPGVELRTAADFADDPRPFFQLDAETVGDEPSDVDTEFTDYKAWIEENWKHPLLDHALTTIALVDGRPAAFSAAHTDGTGRYATAMTGTARAFRGRGLAKLVKNASLHRARAAGCTEALTGNDAGNEPMLAINKWFGYEIRATEVRHVRELT
- a CDS encoding GH39 family glycosyl hydrolase, with translation MGRHGWYTGARRWRLTALLGVGAAALALVVTLLNTLPGSGAGTDGTSRNGDRVHGTPTTTPDADTPDVGWGFTHTQFSADEGSSTATERVEREIKDAGGIPQNQHIMGWGADNPEPVKGRYDFEDLDRRVDFIRASGSTPTITLCCAPDWMKGGEAGVGNTDWSQASLEKAPDPAHFKDYAALAATVAKRYPDVRHFIVWNEFKGFWNNAKARWDYEGYTQLYNLVYKALKKVNPDIMVGGPYLVMDSVDPRSTDASATFKGPWGAMDQRILDAFDYWNRNKAGADFVVVDGSSYTNDDELLPNEFAATDKFTAVSRWVREQTGNLPLWWAEYYVEPADSRDEREGWSEDRRVAVQAAGMIALARGGTTSAFYWNPENEKGTDCAGCLWTPTNASGGGRKLPMFDLVSRFGKAFAPGSTFENVSVAADDVPNVRVLATDETVLVVNTLNRQINADIDGKKFAMQAYEVKWLSR
- a CDS encoding DUF402 domain-containing protein, yielding MSANSPEPLPRVEVVLVKAGRTKIRYEAELLTDDGTRVTVRAPWAGEGVRDFGFVRFEPGDVFTEHYWRDRWYAVKEVRSGDGTLKGWYCDITRPATLHGTELVVEDLDLDLWVSADFKEILRLDEDEFEESGLAERDPEAASAAWTALNELEALTHLSGGAGNGARGHDAPAADERHRFPPL
- a CDS encoding class I SAM-dependent methyltransferase, with translation MTENSGGGGVDWDAEAASFDEEPDHGLRDPEVRRAWAGRLREWLPERASDVLDLGCGTGSLSLLAAEQGHHVTGVDLSPAMVERARAKLAGRDAVFLVGDAAQPPVGEQRFDVVLVRHVLWALPDPGRVLRRWWGLVRPGGRLVLVEGVWGAFGISAEVVRGLAETLGGRVLVERLSGDSALWGKDVDDERYAVVVRGD
- a CDS encoding DUF5925 domain-containing protein, producing MSANPHDALPIRLNVDDSDSPSDVVDALFLGRFATGEQPYSHAANIDRVRTGATLLPAGARVLRVARDDDRSATLAEGEGWTLLISRWNRGADVTVTATDAELAKKILDQATDGAADEPEPQPENVTMGFWYVSPRRGPHRTTRQISAGTWDEVRENYTAPVADAMDSLMKTTPEDIAGRLLLLHGPPGTGKTSALRTLARSWRDWCQVDCVLDPERLFSDVGYLMDIAIGEEDSTGKGRWRLLLLEDCDELIRGEAKHTAGQALSRLLNLTDGLLGQGRNVLVGVTTNEDLERLHPAVVRPGRCLARIEVGPLTRREAVGWLGTEEGVGREGAPLAELYALRRGTSPTALPEPRPGADAGLYL
- a CDS encoding GntR family transcriptional regulator, translating into MTLKIHIDDSAPPYEQVRMQISEQARAGVLPVGYRLPTVRGLAESLGLAANTVAKAYRALESDGVIETRGRNGTFVAAAGSAAEREAASAAQAYVERVRRLGLTEGDALAAVRDALRAGYGQG
- a CDS encoding DUF72 domain-containing protein; its protein translation is MTLFVGTSGWQYKDWRGVLYPEGVPVRLWLEEYTAHFPTVEINNAFYRLPSRETFEAWRARVPEDFVVAVKASRYLTHIKRLKDPQEPVHRLMSHAEGLGPRLGPVLLQLPPTLKADAGLLDACLACFPSSIRVAVEPRHESWWTDEVRGVLEARGAALCWADVRARPVTPLWRTANWGYVRFHEGRARAWPSYGRRSLETWADRVSRTFSGDEDVYAYFNNDPNGAAVHDAPVFETLLLRNGARPRRRISAVPNPAQPCP